One window from the genome of Bacillus weihaiensis encodes:
- a CDS encoding YcxB family protein — protein sequence MRITYHLTEEDYLHFNLFHLKNSKAGRHALAIQRYLTPIMFIAIAFLFSSINDIPILFMLIPFAIMAIIWFLFYPKYFYHTVKRNAKKMLKEGKNDGIVGKHEMTLSEEGISDHHSTGETKVNWSGIQEFKEDSDYFYFYNSSVSSYIIPKRAIKDENELIAFVQLNYSK from the coding sequence ATGAGAATTACGTATCATTTGACGGAAGAGGATTACTTACATTTTAATTTATTTCATTTGAAAAATTCAAAAGCGGGACGTCATGCCTTAGCTATTCAACGTTACTTAACTCCGATCATGTTTATTGCCATTGCTTTTTTGTTTTCATCAATAAATGACATTCCGATTTTATTTATGCTTATCCCTTTTGCCATCATGGCTATTATTTGGTTTTTATTTTATCCAAAATACTTTTATCATACAGTTAAAAGGAATGCCAAAAAGATGTTGAAAGAAGGAAAAAACGATGGCATAGTAGGAAAACATGAGATGACTCTTTCAGAAGAGGGAATTTCAGATCACCATTCAACGGGTGAGACAAAAGTAAACTGGTCTGGTATTCAAGAGTTTAAGGAAGACAGTGACTATTTTTATTTCTATAACTCTTCTGTTAGCTCTTATATCATTCCGAAGCGTGCTATTAAAGATGAAAATGAATTGATAGCATTTGTCCAACTGAATTATTCAAAGTAA
- a CDS encoding GNAT family N-acetyltransferase yields MIRWKLIKKEDQRLLQEFFCLYDSMFPIDVREPHEVFLRSFDLDSFLFLVGLEDGKIISFLTAHYLADVNSGFIVYLGTVPTQRNKGLGKRTLNKIEEMLNEESRSNGYSSFRALVLETERQEAVHSDEEKADCVRRNRFFSENGFKAEEMLHYVQPPLHKGQSPIPLEFFLKSKERITLDECKEIIKSLYREKYLLANEINSTILSDCMKDMGVIND; encoded by the coding sequence ATGATTAGATGGAAACTAATAAAGAAGGAAGATCAGCGGCTACTCCAAGAATTCTTTTGCTTATATGATTCAATGTTTCCAATTGATGTTAGGGAGCCTCATGAAGTTTTTTTGAGAAGCTTTGATTTAGATTCATTTTTATTTTTAGTCGGATTAGAAGATGGCAAAATAATTTCGTTTCTGACAGCCCATTATTTAGCGGATGTAAATAGCGGATTTATTGTCTATTTAGGGACGGTTCCTACCCAACGAAACAAGGGTCTTGGGAAAAGAACACTAAACAAAATAGAAGAGATGTTAAATGAGGAGTCACGTAGTAACGGTTATTCTTCATTCCGTGCTTTAGTGCTTGAAACGGAACGTCAAGAGGCTGTTCATTCGGATGAAGAGAAAGCGGATTGTGTGCGAAGAAATCGCTTCTTCTCTGAAAACGGATTTAAAGCAGAGGAAATGCTTCACTATGTACAACCACCATTACATAAAGGTCAAAGCCCGATACCTTTAGAATTCTTCCTTAAAAGTAAAGAGCGCATCACGTTAGATGAGTGCAAAGAAATCATAAAGTCTCTTTATAGGGAGAAATATCTACTGGCAAACGAAATCAATTCTACTATTTTGTCTGACTGTATGAAGGATATGGGGGTCATTAATGATTAG
- a CDS encoding TerC family protein, producing the protein MEFALLVEYGWVLLLLIAIEGLLAADNALVLAIMVKHLPEEERKRALFYGLAGAFVFRFGSLFAISFLVNVWQVQAIGALYLLFIATNHIVRKLVMKKDKNKEQDAEKKKSGFWGTVFKVELADIAFAVDSILAAVALAVTLPNTPLPNIGGLDGGKFLVIFAGGLIGLIIMRFAANFFVKLLHTRPGLEIAAFLIVGWVGVKLTVYTLSHPELAILPTDFAKSPEWKITFYVVLLLIAAGGWFLSKEKKEEEAQS; encoded by the coding sequence ATGGAGTTTGCATTATTAGTAGAATATGGTTGGGTATTATTATTATTAATTGCGATAGAAGGCTTATTAGCAGCTGATAATGCGTTGGTTTTAGCAATTATGGTGAAGCATTTACCAGAGGAAGAAAGAAAAAGAGCTTTATTTTACGGACTAGCGGGAGCGTTTGTCTTTCGATTTGGATCTCTTTTCGCGATATCATTCTTAGTAAATGTGTGGCAAGTTCAGGCGATTGGAGCTCTTTACCTATTGTTTATCGCTACAAATCACATTGTAAGAAAGCTTGTCATGAAAAAAGATAAAAACAAAGAACAGGATGCGGAAAAGAAAAAATCTGGTTTTTGGGGTACAGTTTTTAAAGTAGAATTAGCAGACATAGCTTTTGCAGTTGATTCTATTTTAGCAGCTGTTGCATTAGCTGTAACACTTCCAAATACTCCACTTCCTAATATTGGAGGACTTGATGGAGGAAAGTTCCTTGTTATTTTTGCAGGGGGTCTTATTGGATTAATCATCATGCGTTTTGCAGCAAACTTCTTTGTGAAATTACTTCATACAAGACCTGGGCTTGAGATTGCTGCATTCTTAATTGTAGGCTGGGTTGGTGTTAAGTTAACAGTTTACACATTATCTCATCCGGAGCTCGCAATATTACCAACAGATTTTGCTAAATCACCAGAGTGGAAAATCACCTTCTACGTTGTCTTATTGCTGATTGCTGCAGGCGGATGGTTCCTATCAAAAGAGAAAAAGGAAGAGGAAGCACAATCTTAA
- a CDS encoding nucleotidyltransferase domain-containing protein produces the protein MKGHIIKVLKQIEIDYEVKVLYACESGSRAWGFPSEKSDYDVRFIYVHKKEWYLSIDQKRDVLEIPVNDSLSIQVDPLLDLSGWELTKALRLFRKSNPGLLEWLYSSNVYYQAFSTIEHMKSIESNVFASHACYYHYLHMAKGNLKDLVRDEQLSIKKYLTTLRPILAATWIVEKQTFPPIEFIKLVEEFISEFKIKEEILSILHYKKAGVMKVDFFPSTLAYLQEQIVYLENASENLTVQDYDPTAELNQIFRDTLLEVW, from the coding sequence GTGAAGGGACATATTATAAAAGTTTTAAAGCAAATTGAAATAGACTATGAAGTGAAGGTGCTCTACGCTTGTGAGTCTGGAAGTCGTGCGTGGGGTTTTCCATCTGAAAAAAGTGATTATGATGTGAGGTTTATTTATGTTCATAAAAAAGAGTGGTATTTGTCAATTGATCAAAAAAGAGATGTGCTAGAGATACCCGTGAATGATTCTCTATCTATTCAAGTTGATCCACTTCTAGATCTTAGTGGCTGGGAGTTAACAAAGGCGCTGAGACTCTTTCGTAAGTCAAATCCAGGATTATTAGAATGGCTGTATTCTTCGAACGTTTATTATCAAGCTTTTTCGACCATTGAACATATGAAATCTATTGAATCTAACGTATTTGCATCACATGCATGTTACTATCATTATCTACATATGGCAAAAGGAAATCTTAAGGATCTAGTACGTGATGAACAATTATCTATTAAAAAGTATCTTACTACATTAAGACCCATCTTGGCTGCTACATGGATTGTGGAAAAACAGACCTTTCCACCAATTGAATTCATAAAATTAGTTGAGGAATTCATTAGCGAGTTTAAAATAAAAGAAGAGATACTGTCTATCCTTCATTATAAAAAAGCTGGTGTAATGAAAGTGGATTTTTTTCCATCAACACTTGCTTATTTACAAGAGCAAATTGTTTATTTGGAAAATGCTAGCGAAAACCTTACCGTCCAAGATTATGACCCAACAGCTGAGTTAAATCAGATATTTAGAGATACGTTACTTGAGGTGTGGTAG
- a CDS encoding methyl-accepting chemotaxis protein: protein MKLSIKRKIIGAFLIVSLIFGIASFVSYLTIKKSTEAYDYVIETASEIRSITQSIQTDTALQTGYYRAYMLYDDNATYRERMNEANARIGEWIKKGRELSTLQETRDRLEEIEKSNEQFNIIANRVMDSKVVSKERANEDGLKLLVPISTKLTDDTQSMHDWLKKDIVDVRVKETQEAANQARHLLIALSLFATVFAIVSGIVIGRIISTPLMKLSKLTKQVASGQLHVEKLPIKSKDEIQELNTSFEEMTDSLRQMILSISENSDQVAASAEQLNASAEQTSKATETVAQAIQQIASSSEETSTKLELNSTSLQEVLQGVLHISDSTSHVSELSKKTTEEAEQGGSYVANNLKQMKNIQSSILRSNSMVQSLSDRSLEIDKILEVINGIAEQTNLLALNAAIEAARAGEHGKGFAVVADEVRKLAEQSQLSTSNIAELILLIQKDTGETVTLMSEVVENVEEGVKVSELTSDKFSQILSSTQNISPQIEQVSATIQQISASIDEMVNTAKELSNLAQDNAASSEEVAASTEEQLASMEEIDSSAQALAKMAEQLKEVIGKFRM, encoded by the coding sequence ATGAAACTATCAATAAAAAGAAAAATAATTGGAGCCTTTTTAATTGTATCACTTATATTTGGAATAGCGTCGTTCGTTTCTTATTTAACGATTAAGAAGTCAACAGAGGCGTATGATTATGTTATTGAGACTGCATCTGAAATTAGATCTATTACTCAATCTATTCAAACAGATACAGCTCTTCAAACAGGGTATTATCGAGCATATATGCTTTATGATGATAATGCTACCTATCGTGAACGAATGAATGAAGCGAATGCTAGAATTGGTGAATGGATTAAAAAAGGAAGAGAGCTATCAACTCTTCAAGAAACTCGTGATCGCTTAGAGGAAATTGAGAAATCTAATGAACAATTTAACATAATTGCAAATCGAGTGATGGACTCAAAGGTAGTGAGTAAAGAAAGAGCTAATGAAGATGGCTTGAAACTTCTTGTGCCGATTAGTACTAAGTTAACTGATGATACACAATCTATGCATGATTGGTTGAAGAAAGATATTGTTGATGTACGTGTGAAAGAAACGCAAGAAGCTGCTAATCAAGCAAGGCATTTATTAATTGCTTTAAGCTTGTTTGCAACTGTATTTGCCATTGTTAGTGGCATTGTGATTGGAAGAATTATATCTACCCCTCTTATGAAATTAAGTAAGCTTACAAAGCAGGTTGCTAGTGGTCAATTACATGTAGAAAAGCTTCCAATTAAGAGTAAGGATGAAATTCAGGAATTAAATACGTCATTTGAGGAAATGACCGATAGTCTTCGTCAGATGATCCTATCGATCTCAGAGAATTCTGATCAAGTAGCGGCTTCAGCAGAGCAGCTTAATGCAAGTGCCGAACAAACGAGTAAAGCAACAGAAACGGTTGCTCAAGCAATTCAGCAAATTGCGAGTAGCTCAGAGGAGACGAGTACAAAGCTCGAATTAAATTCCACATCATTACAAGAGGTCCTACAGGGAGTGCTTCATATTTCAGATAGCACATCACATGTTTCTGAGTTATCAAAGAAAACAACAGAAGAGGCAGAGCAGGGTGGAAGCTATGTTGCAAATAATTTAAAGCAAATGAAAAACATTCAATCATCCATTCTACGTTCGAATTCGATGGTCCAATCCTTATCAGATCGTTCATTAGAAATCGATAAGATTTTAGAGGTTATTAATGGAATAGCAGAACAAACGAACTTACTTGCTCTTAATGCGGCAATTGAAGCAGCAAGAGCTGGTGAACATGGCAAAGGCTTTGCTGTTGTAGCAGACGAGGTTAGGAAGCTTGCTGAACAGTCACAACTATCGACGAGTAATATTGCAGAATTGATCTTACTTATTCAAAAAGATACGGGTGAAACGGTTACATTAATGAGTGAGGTTGTCGAGAATGTTGAAGAAGGCGTAAAGGTGTCAGAATTAACCTCTGATAAATTCAGTCAGATTCTCTCAAGTACACAAAATATCTCACCTCAAATTGAACAGGTTTCAGCAACCATTCAACAAATATCAGCTAGCATAGATGAAATGGTGAATACGGCAAAAGAACTATCGAACCTTGCTCAAGATAACGCAGCAAGCTCAGAGGAAGTTGCAGCATCTACAGAAGAACAGCTTGCATCTATGGAAGAAATTGATTCCTCTGCACAGGCATTAGCGAAAATGGCAGAACAATTGAAAGAAGTGATTGGGAAATTTAGGATGTAA
- a CDS encoding penicillin-binding transpeptidase domain-containing protein, with translation MRKTYLLVVCLLSFIFLWGCSTKPTASERLSEYIQLWNDQKFSDMYSMLSLSTKSEVTEEEFVSKYKNIYEGISARELEVTFIQPDEDGKEKDEEQTYSFTLSMNTIAGNISFDEKVRVVKEKQADEEEWFMEWSPSMIFPQLEAGQEVKVSTIPAVRGQIFDQNEKGLAVNGVAYEIGIMPGDLPENQDETLEEISTLLDISVEEIKGKLNQAWVKPELFVPIKKIDPTNVELYEKLMKIPSVLKQDVESRVYPLGEAAAHLTGYIGNISAEQLEQLKDKGYNATSMIGKAGLEQVYEDRLKGEEGAIISIKDTDEIIAEKEPTNGEDITLTINRDIQQAIYDQLKDDMGTSVALHPLTGETLALVSSPSYNPNDFILGISSEAYNGLVNDPKKPMMARFNKTYSPGSTIKPLTAAIGLNTSTITPNDTKIIKGKTWKKDESWGNYSITRVSDRVENVNLESALVFSDNIYFAQLALDLGEDQFSQGLKSFGYDEDIDYPFPMNKSTISNNGLTSETLLADSGYGQGELQMSPFHVAAAYTTFLNEGNMVKPFLEVNTDFTEATYWKENILENEQVDIIAQDLKQVIEHPNGTGHSPVLEGIQLAGKTGTAELKQSKEDATGSENGWFVAYNTENPSLLIAMMVEEVKKGEGSHYVVPKVKGVFEAFGGNVR, from the coding sequence ATGAGAAAAACCTATTTACTAGTTGTATGTTTGCTGTCTTTTATTTTTCTTTGGGGTTGTTCAACTAAACCAACAGCCTCTGAACGATTAAGTGAATACATACAGCTTTGGAATGACCAAAAGTTTTCAGATATGTATAGCATGCTTTCTTTAAGTACAAAGAGTGAAGTGACCGAAGAAGAATTTGTAAGCAAGTATAAAAATATTTATGAAGGAATTTCTGCGAGGGAATTAGAGGTAACATTCATTCAACCCGATGAGGACGGTAAAGAAAAAGATGAGGAGCAAACGTATTCTTTTACACTATCGATGAATACAATTGCTGGAAACATTTCCTTTGATGAGAAAGTTCGTGTAGTGAAAGAGAAGCAAGCGGATGAGGAAGAATGGTTCATGGAATGGAGTCCAAGCATGATTTTCCCACAGTTAGAAGCTGGACAAGAGGTGAAGGTCTCAACCATCCCTGCTGTTAGAGGACAAATCTTTGATCAAAATGAGAAAGGTCTTGCGGTAAATGGTGTTGCCTATGAAATCGGAATAATGCCTGGAGACCTGCCAGAAAATCAAGATGAAACATTAGAAGAGATTTCAACTTTACTAGATATCAGTGTGGAGGAAATAAAGGGTAAATTAAACCAAGCATGGGTAAAGCCTGAATTATTTGTTCCAATTAAGAAAATAGATCCAACAAATGTAGAGTTATATGAAAAGCTTATGAAGATTCCATCGGTCTTAAAACAGGATGTTGAATCGAGGGTGTATCCACTTGGAGAAGCGGCTGCACATCTCACGGGGTATATTGGGAACATTTCTGCTGAACAATTAGAACAATTAAAGGATAAAGGCTACAATGCAACCTCAATGATTGGAAAAGCTGGACTTGAACAAGTGTATGAGGATCGCTTAAAGGGTGAGGAAGGGGCCATTATTTCTATTAAAGATACAGATGAGATTATTGCTGAAAAAGAGCCTACAAATGGAGAAGATATTACACTAACTATTAACCGAGATATTCAGCAAGCCATTTATGATCAGCTTAAAGATGATATGGGTACATCAGTTGCACTTCACCCTCTAACAGGTGAAACATTAGCCCTTGTTAGTAGTCCCTCTTATAACCCTAATGACTTTATACTTGGAATTTCTTCAGAAGCCTATAATGGATTAGTAAATGATCCTAAAAAGCCAATGATGGCAAGGTTTAATAAGACGTATTCCCCTGGGTCAACGATTAAGCCTTTGACTGCAGCGATTGGTTTGAATACAAGTACCATTACACCTAATGATACAAAAATAATTAAGGGTAAAACCTGGAAAAAAGACGAAAGCTGGGGGAATTACTCCATAACACGAGTGTCAGATAGAGTTGAAAATGTAAACTTAGAAAGTGCTTTAGTTTTTTCAGATAATATCTACTTTGCTCAGCTAGCTCTTGATTTAGGAGAGGATCAGTTTTCACAAGGGTTAAAGTCCTTTGGATATGATGAAGATATTGACTATCCATTCCCGATGAATAAGTCAACCATTTCAAATAATGGTTTAACTAGTGAGACACTTTTAGCCGATTCTGGTTATGGTCAAGGAGAATTACAAATGAGTCCCTTCCATGTGGCAGCAGCATACACTACGTTCCTCAATGAAGGAAATATGGTGAAGCCATTTTTAGAGGTAAATACAGATTTTACAGAAGCGACATATTGGAAGGAAAATATACTAGAAAACGAACAAGTGGATATAATTGCACAGGATTTAAAGCAAGTAATTGAACATCCCAATGGTACAGGTCATTCTCCTGTCTTAGAAGGAATTCAGCTTGCTGGAAAAACAGGAACAGCTGAGCTTAAGCAATCAAAAGAAGATGCTACAGGTAGTGAGAATGGTTGGTTTGTGGCATACAACACAGAAAATCCTTCGCTTCTCATTGCGATGATGGTGGAAGAAGTCAAGAAAGGTGAGGGAAGTCATTACGTTGTCCCGAAAGTTAAAGGAGTGTTTGAAGCTTTTGGAGGTAATGTAAGATAA
- a CDS encoding GNAT family N-acetyltransferase, with the protein MNILIRLLQEQDAKDVLHLEVKNKEFFQSYTPLRPDSFYTIEGQLDKINNTIKNANNGIGYSFGIFLKGSQRLIGIVTLTEVVKSVFQSCWLGYYLDQEENGKGYMTEAVKLAVDFAFKECNLHRIEAGVMPHNIGSIRVLEKAGFHKEGIARGNVKINGKWEDHQILAIINESYVEE; encoded by the coding sequence TTGAACATATTAATTCGATTACTACAAGAGCAAGACGCAAAAGACGTATTACATCTTGAAGTTAAAAACAAAGAGTTTTTCCAATCCTATACACCACTACGTCCTGATAGCTTTTATACAATAGAAGGTCAGCTAGATAAGATTAATAACACGATAAAGAATGCAAATAATGGTATTGGATATAGCTTCGGTATCTTTTTAAAGGGTTCACAGCGTTTAATTGGCATCGTAACACTAACTGAAGTAGTAAAAAGTGTGTTCCAAAGCTGCTGGTTAGGCTATTACTTAGATCAAGAAGAGAATGGGAAAGGTTATATGACAGAGGCTGTAAAGCTTGCAGTGGATTTTGCTTTTAAAGAATGTAACCTGCACCGTATTGAAGCAGGCGTTATGCCACATAACATAGGCTCCATTCGAGTTCTCGAGAAAGCTGGATTTCATAAAGAAGGAATTGCAAGGGGAAATGTCAAGATTAATGGAAAATGGGAGGATCATCAAATTCTAGCCATTATAAATGAGTCGTATGTTGAGGAGTAA
- a CDS encoding Fe3+ hydroxamate ABC transporter substrate-binding protein, translated as MFNEKPKCSNCNKEIKNEEEVYIKLKWPKRRGFTEIKAFLRNEGSFICEECSGRFR; from the coding sequence ATGTTTAACGAAAAACCAAAATGCTCAAACTGCAACAAAGAAATAAAAAATGAAGAGGAAGTCTATATAAAGCTGAAATGGCCGAAAAGGAGAGGCTTTACAGAAATTAAAGCTTTCCTAAGAAATGAAGGAAGCTTTATCTGTGAAGAATGCAGTGGGAGGTTTAGATAG
- a CDS encoding NCS2 family permease, translating into MKQFFQFAERQTTYRQEFIGGLTTFLSMAYILVVNPIVLAEAGMDKGAVFTATALSAIIGTLMIGLLANFPIGIAPSMGLNSFFTYSVVIGMGIPWQTALTGVFISGVLFVLLSVLKIREKIIDVIPQDLKYAIASGIGFFVAFIGLKNSGIVQANPATFVSLGNLAAPPTLLAIFCFILTVIFLVKNVRGGIFYGMVIATIIGILFGVIDKPESIVGAIPSLEPTFGVALLQLDQIFTVELLAVVFTFLFVAFFDTAGTLIAVASQAGIMKDNKIPNVGRALLADASASVAGSVLGTSTTASFVESSAGIAAGARTGFSSVVMSGLFVIALFFSPLLAIVTPEVTAPALIIVGALMASEIYHIKWTKLEIAIPAFVTIIMMPLTFSVATGIGLGFVMYPITMLAMKKHKEIHPIIYILAVIFLAYFAFVA; encoded by the coding sequence ATGAAGCAATTCTTTCAGTTTGCAGAAAGGCAAACAACCTATCGTCAGGAGTTTATTGGCGGCTTAACAACATTTTTATCAATGGCCTATATTTTAGTCGTAAATCCAATTGTTTTAGCCGAAGCTGGGATGGATAAAGGGGCTGTTTTTACAGCAACCGCATTATCAGCAATTATCGGTACATTAATGATCGGATTATTAGCAAACTTTCCTATAGGAATTGCCCCGAGCATGGGGTTAAATTCATTCTTTACGTATTCTGTTGTAATTGGTATGGGAATTCCATGGCAAACGGCTTTAACGGGTGTTTTTATATCTGGAGTACTATTTGTTTTATTGAGTGTTCTAAAAATCCGAGAGAAAATCATTGATGTTATTCCACAAGACTTAAAATATGCGATTGCGAGTGGAATTGGTTTTTTCGTCGCATTTATCGGGTTAAAGAATTCAGGTATAGTCCAAGCAAATCCAGCAACCTTTGTATCTCTAGGAAATTTAGCTGCGCCACCTACATTATTAGCCATTTTCTGTTTTATTCTAACAGTCATATTTTTAGTGAAGAATGTTCGTGGTGGTATTTTTTACGGTATGGTCATTGCGACAATCATTGGGATATTATTTGGCGTTATTGATAAACCAGAAAGTATTGTGGGGGCTATTCCAAGCCTTGAGCCAACATTTGGAGTTGCACTTCTGCAGCTTGATCAAATTTTTACAGTTGAGCTATTGGCAGTTGTTTTCACCTTCCTATTCGTGGCATTTTTTGATACGGCAGGTACGTTAATCGCAGTAGCAAGTCAAGCAGGTATTATGAAGGATAATAAAATACCAAACGTTGGACGAGCTTTACTTGCCGATGCGTCGGCTTCAGTTGCTGGATCTGTGTTAGGTACATCAACGACTGCCTCATTTGTTGAATCATCAGCAGGTATCGCAGCAGGAGCAAGAACAGGTTTTTCATCAGTCGTTATGTCAGGTTTATTTGTTATTGCGTTGTTTTTCTCTCCGTTACTTGCAATCGTAACTCCTGAAGTAACAGCTCCTGCACTAATTATCGTCGGAGCATTAATGGCAAGTGAAATATATCATATCAAGTGGACGAAATTAGAAATAGCTATCCCTGCATTTGTGACGATTATTATGATGCCCTTAACATTCAGTGTTGCAACAGGAATTGGATTAGGATTTGTGATGTATCCAATTACAATGCTTGCTATGAAAAAGCACAAGGAAATCCATCCGATTATTTATATTTTAGCTGTTATTTTCCTTGCTTATTTTGCATTTGTTGCGTGA
- a CDS encoding FUSC family protein, with protein MIGEIRITFGPRILKTGLAVALSIYMCNILGLANAVFAGVAAILAVQPSVYRTWKQLLDQIITNTLGASISLFFLYFFGENPIIIGFVIVLMISLSIKLKMETTIPLTLVTVIAIMSSSASGDLSFALERFLVILIGTLTAILVNIFIFPPKHKKKFIQDIQTTFQDMSLLMRTAISNEMTETSFQEVNKRFTKNLLKLGEQFKLFNEEREKLGKSKQVKTREIIVFKQMVKVLEEGNQLLENIEEHYFQIHNNSNEGKVYDQQLEELIKFHEYLLLKYMGNIKENHKHADFVSIDKNTFYHQALSYHHENNEHKIRHMIILSSTLNYYFHLERLEKLINQYLKTINE; from the coding sequence TTGATTGGAGAGATTCGTATTACTTTTGGTCCTAGAATATTAAAGACTGGGTTAGCAGTGGCACTATCTATCTATATGTGTAACATCTTAGGATTAGCAAACGCTGTCTTCGCCGGTGTGGCTGCAATTTTAGCAGTACAGCCATCTGTATACCGCACGTGGAAGCAATTGCTAGACCAAATTATCACAAATACACTAGGAGCTTCTATTTCGTTATTTTTCCTTTATTTTTTTGGGGAAAACCCAATAATCATTGGATTTGTCATTGTCTTAATGATCTCTTTAAGTATTAAGTTAAAAATGGAAACGACCATTCCATTAACATTAGTAACCGTTATAGCAATTATGAGTTCATCAGCTAGTGGAGATTTATCTTTTGCATTAGAACGATTTCTTGTCATTTTAATTGGAACACTAACTGCTATCTTAGTTAATATCTTTATCTTTCCACCAAAGCATAAAAAGAAATTTATTCAAGATATTCAAACTACGTTCCAGGATATGTCCCTATTAATGAGAACCGCTATCTCAAATGAAATGACAGAGACCTCTTTTCAAGAGGTAAATAAACGTTTTACTAAAAATCTTTTGAAATTAGGGGAACAATTTAAGCTTTTTAATGAGGAAAGAGAAAAGCTAGGTAAATCAAAGCAAGTAAAAACAAGAGAGATCATTGTATTTAAACAAATGGTTAAAGTGTTAGAGGAAGGAAATCAGCTTTTAGAAAATATTGAAGAACATTATTTTCAAATTCATAATAATTCAAACGAAGGAAAAGTATATGATCAACAGCTAGAAGAACTCATAAAATTTCATGAATATTTACTATTAAAATACATGGGAAATATAAAAGAAAACCATAAGCATGCAGACTTCGTTTCCATTGATAAAAACACATTCTATCATCAGGCTTTATCCTATCATCACGAAAACAATGAACATAAAATTCGACACATGATTATTCTTTCCTCTACTCTCAATTATTATTTTCATTTAGAGCGTCTTGAAAAACTAATTAATCAATATTTAAAGACTATTAATGAATAA
- a CDS encoding DUF6688 domain-containing protein, translating into MLFLFIIMALFIFVASFPLKKLIRSFRKQPIQEDVGTNLQEGIFFISLFCLFFVGFYLNYGDAEGGEALLFYSEIQKYSTGYASLSKEYVSSLSFVLVLGVLAYQVIRTRIDKISPLLYVLCCSILLFNIVIGLIYLTHTGFTNYPESLFSSLTVSILQVAYFSLSTLFLARLKESMDYFILEFKNKALDEHSRLPKWMQPFLTSYMKLPILWMIVLFPVAFVLQFFLILFGQQPDSFIKAFLETSSYTYSKLPAPPPEVILGDGHYLCTVAVKGHPKLVKPLRAGIRHGERITVNRQLLIANAFENILEQYTPRIHSIIRNLYNQYGYPISRHIKSNWSADLVYLLMKPAEWLFLFVLYFVDKKPENRINIQYSELRK; encoded by the coding sequence ATGCTGTTTCTTTTTATCATTATGGCTTTATTTATCTTTGTAGCTAGTTTTCCCTTGAAAAAACTTATAAGGAGCTTTCGAAAGCAGCCTATTCAGGAGGATGTTGGAACAAACCTACAAGAAGGTATCTTTTTTATTAGTCTTTTTTGCCTGTTCTTTGTCGGTTTTTACTTAAATTATGGGGATGCTGAAGGTGGAGAAGCCTTGCTTTTTTATTCAGAAATTCAGAAATATTCTACTGGATACGCCTCCTTATCTAAGGAATATGTTTCATCTCTTTCCTTTGTCTTGGTCTTAGGTGTTCTTGCTTATCAAGTGATACGAACAAGAATAGACAAGATTTCTCCGCTTTTATATGTTCTCTGCTGTTCCATTCTCTTATTTAATATAGTTATCGGATTGATTTATTTAACACATACTGGATTCACTAATTACCCAGAGAGTTTATTCTCTAGTCTAACTGTTTCAATTTTACAAGTGGCGTATTTTTCCCTTTCTACTCTTTTTCTTGCGAGACTTAAGGAATCAATGGATTATTTTATTTTGGAGTTTAAGAACAAAGCTTTAGATGAGCATTCGCGATTACCCAAGTGGATGCAGCCATTTCTAACAAGCTACATGAAGCTACCGATTCTTTGGATGATTGTGCTATTTCCTGTGGCTTTTGTCCTGCAGTTTTTCTTAATTCTATTTGGACAACAACCAGATTCATTCATTAAAGCTTTCTTGGAAACAAGCAGTTATACCTATTCAAAACTCCCTGCTCCACCGCCAGAGGTTATTTTGGGAGATGGGCATTACTTATGTACTGTTGCGGTGAAGGGTCATCCAAAGTTAGTGAAGCCACTACGGGCGGGAATAAGACATGGCGAAAGAATTACGGTCAATCGACAGCTTTTAATTGCCAATGCTTTTGAAAATATCTTGGAGCAATATACACCTAGAATTCATTCTATTATTAGAAATTTGTATAATCAATATGGATACCCAATTAGTCGGCATATTAAGTCAAACTGGTCAGCAGATCTTGTCTATCTTCTTATGAAACCGGCAGAATGGTTGTTTCTTTTTGTTCTTTATTTTGTTGATAAAAAACCGGAAAATCGAATTAACATCCAATACAGTGAACTTAGGAAATAG